One window of the Populus nigra chromosome 4, ddPopNigr1.1, whole genome shotgun sequence genome contains the following:
- the LOC133692129 gene encoding probable receptor-like protein kinase At2g42960 isoform X1 yields the protein MSSESLNAELSKKTSVFGLKLWVLIGVSVGVFIISILCALSAWVTFRRKSRRSVDKYSHSKIPNTSKDIKVDRVGVQNFSDHPESLFLTVNDKLSDKNSEKMQVHLGMSKSSDPDNASQCSSIYHHERACSSHSGEEGSSGTFRKQSSLSHAGLVTASPLIGLPEFSHLGWGHWFTLRDLEFATNSFAVENVLGEGGYGVVYKGTLINGTEVAVKKLLNNLGQAEKEFRVEVEAIGHVRHKNLVRLLGYCIEGVHRMLVYEYVNNGNLEQWLHGAMHHHGILTWEARMKVLLGTAKALAYLHEAIEPKVVHRDIKSSNILIDDEFNAKVSDFGLAKLLGSGESHITTRVMGTFGYVAPEYANTGLLNEKSDIYSFGVLLLEAVTGRDPVDYGRPANEVNLLEWLKMMVGTRRAEEVVDPNLEVKPTTRALKRALLVALRCVDPDAERRPKMTQVVRMLEADEYPLREDRRNRKTRTTSMEIESMREESTESENKGVDSESRLAETTHG from the exons ATGTCATCTGAGAGTTTGAATGCAGAACTATCAAAGAAGACATCGGTTTTTGGTCTTAAACTATGGGTTTTAATAGGAGTATCTGTAGGAGTGTTTATAATTTCTATTCTCTGTGCCTTATCTGCATGGGTTACATTTCGGAGGAAATCTAGGAGATCAGTGGACAAGTACTCGCATTCCAAAATACCAAATACATCAAAAGATATTAAGGTTGATAGGGTTGGGGTTCAAAATTTCAGCGATCACCCTGAAAGTTTATTCCTCACAGTCAATGATAAATTGAGTGACAAGAATTCAGAGAAAATGCAGGTTCATTTGGGAATGAGCAAATCTAGTGATCCTGACAATGCCAGTCAATGCAGCTCGATTTATCACCATGAGAGGGCATGCAGTTCCCATTCAGGGGAAGAAGGAAGCTCTGGGACTTTTCGGAAGCAATCTTCATTATCACACGCTGGACTTGTTACAGCCTCTCCCTTAATCGGCTTGCCAGAATTTTCACACCTTGGATGGGGCCACTGGTTTACACTTAGGGATCTTGAGTTTGCTACAAATAGTTTTGCAGTAGAGAATGTGCTTGGCGAGGGTGGTTACGGAGTTGTATACAAGGGTACACTAATAAATGGAACCGAGGTAGCAGTGAAGAAGCTTCTTAACAATCT GGGACAGGCAGAGAAGGAATTTAGGGTCGAAGTGGAGGCTATAGGTCATGTTCGACACAAGAATCTTGTGCGGCTTCTTGGCTACTGTATCGAAGGAGTTCACAG GATGCTGGTGTATGAATATGTGAATAATGGGAACTTAGAACAATGGCTGCATGGGGCAATGCATCATCATGGTATCCTTACTTGGGAGGCCCGCATGAAGGTTCTTCTGGGTACTGCTAAGGC GCTTGCTTATTTGCATGAAGCAATAGAACCAAAGGTTGTTCATCGAGACATAAAATCCAGCAATATTTTGATTGACGACGAGTTTAACGCCAAGGTTTCTGATTTTGGATTGGCCAAGCTCCTTGGTTCTGGAGAGAGTCATATCACAACAAGAGTTATGGGTACATTTGG TTACGTTGCACCAGAGTATGCTAACACAGGCTTACTAAATGAGAAGAGTGACATTTATAGCTTTGGAGTCCTGCTGCTAGAAGCAGTGACTGGAAGGGACCCTGTGGACTATGGCCGGCCAGCTAACGAG GTTAATCTTCTTGAGTGGCTTAAAATGATGGTTGGGACAAGAAGAGCTGAGGAAGTTGTGGACCCAAATCTTGAAGTTAAACCAACAACACGTGCTTTAAAACGTGCTCTTTTGGTTGCACTAAGGTGTGTTGATCCTGATGCAGAAAGGAGACCTAAAATGACCCAAGTTGTAAGGATGCTTGAAGCTGATGAGTACCCGCTTCGTGAG GATCGGAGGAACAGAAAGACTCGTACTACTAGCATGGAAATTGAATCCATGAGAGAGGAATCAACAGAAAGTGAAAACAAGGGAGTGGATTCAGAAAGCCGTTTAGCCGAGACAACTCATGGATAG
- the LOC133690597 gene encoding uncharacterized protein LOC133690597 has protein sequence MNIQQQQQPNQSKPPSWEAISKHFSLPLSDAANNLGVCVSVLKKICRENGLDRWPYRKYLAGKSIEDIRRYAAREKIKAIADLAKAANKSGIQQQNNENSKPHKLQQQGTKDVLLGRQHITLTPGLAKGLMGLDEFKYGFPSDGLSTATNKWWGSSLSDTQRATDRAGIETDEDDGHQSEEKVDAGTSVAIVDEEKGENGKMESNEIDPQGTGLLTSVRKRAVEEGREALKLGVYRTYGVNKLGRKQRALLLRIFGSSLPKQWMQDFSSNRVGL, from the exons atgaatatccagcagcagcaacaaccgAATCAATCAAAACCGCCCTCCTGGGAAGCCATCTCCAAGCacttctctcttcctctctccgATGCCGCTAACAATCTCG GCGtctgtgtcagtgtgcttaagaAAATCTGCCGTGAGAATGGTCTTGATAGATGGCCATATCGCAAG TACTTAGCTGGAAAGAGTATAGAGGACATTAGAAGGTATGCTGCTAGAGAAAAAATCAAAGCCATTGCCGACCTCGCCAAGGCTGCTAACAAAAG TGGTATCCAGCAGCAAAACAATGAGAATTCCAAACCTCACAAATTGCAGCAACAAGGAACTAAGGATGTTCTACTTGGGCGGCAACATATCACGCTCACTCCAGGGTTGGCAAAAGGATTGATGGGTTTGGATGAGTTTAAATATGGATTTCCATCAGATGGTTTATCAACAGCTACGAATAAATGGTGGGGTAGCAGCCTGTCTGATACTCAAAGGGCCACTGATAGAGCTGGAATTGAGACTGATGAAGATGACGGCCATCAATCTGAAGAAAAGGTAGATGCTGGTACCAGTGTGGCGATTGTAGACGAAGAGAAAGGTGAGAATGGAAAGATGGAGAGTAATGAAATTGATCCACAAGGGACTGGTTTATTAACGTCTGTTAGGAAAAGAGCTGTTGAAGAAGGGCGAGAAGCACTTAAACTTGGTGTCTACCGCACTTATGGTGTAAACAAGTTAGGCAGGAAACAAAGAGCTTTGCTTCTTCGAATATTTGGATCTTCATTGCCAAAACAATGGATGCAGGACTTCAGTTCAAATAGAGTTGGATTATAG
- the LOC133692129 gene encoding probable receptor-like protein kinase At2g42960 isoform X2 has product MSSESLNAELSKKTSVFGLKLWVLIGVSVGVFIISILCALSAWVTFRRKSRRSVDKYSHSKIPNTSKDIKVDRVGVQNFSDHPESLFLTVNDKLSDKNSEKMQVHLGMSKSSDPDNASQCSSIYHHERACSSHSGEEGSSGTFRKQSSLSHAGLVTASPLIGLPEFSHLGWGHWFTLRDLEFATNSFAVENVLGEGGYGVVYKGTLINGTEVAVKKLLNNLGQAEKEFRVEVEAIGHVRHKNLVRLLGYCIEGVHRMLVYEYVNNGNLEQWLHGAMHHHGILTWEARMKVLLGTAKALAYLHEAIEPKVVHRDIKSSNILIDDEFNAKVSDFGLAKLLGSGESHITTRVMGTFGYVAPEYANTGLLNEKSDIYSFGVLLLEAVTGRDPVDYGRPANEVNLLEWLKMMVGTRRAEEVVDPNLEVKPTTRALKRALLVALRCVDPDAERRPKMTQVVRMLEADEYPLREKGA; this is encoded by the exons ATGTCATCTGAGAGTTTGAATGCAGAACTATCAAAGAAGACATCGGTTTTTGGTCTTAAACTATGGGTTTTAATAGGAGTATCTGTAGGAGTGTTTATAATTTCTATTCTCTGTGCCTTATCTGCATGGGTTACATTTCGGAGGAAATCTAGGAGATCAGTGGACAAGTACTCGCATTCCAAAATACCAAATACATCAAAAGATATTAAGGTTGATAGGGTTGGGGTTCAAAATTTCAGCGATCACCCTGAAAGTTTATTCCTCACAGTCAATGATAAATTGAGTGACAAGAATTCAGAGAAAATGCAGGTTCATTTGGGAATGAGCAAATCTAGTGATCCTGACAATGCCAGTCAATGCAGCTCGATTTATCACCATGAGAGGGCATGCAGTTCCCATTCAGGGGAAGAAGGAAGCTCTGGGACTTTTCGGAAGCAATCTTCATTATCACACGCTGGACTTGTTACAGCCTCTCCCTTAATCGGCTTGCCAGAATTTTCACACCTTGGATGGGGCCACTGGTTTACACTTAGGGATCTTGAGTTTGCTACAAATAGTTTTGCAGTAGAGAATGTGCTTGGCGAGGGTGGTTACGGAGTTGTATACAAGGGTACACTAATAAATGGAACCGAGGTAGCAGTGAAGAAGCTTCTTAACAATCT GGGACAGGCAGAGAAGGAATTTAGGGTCGAAGTGGAGGCTATAGGTCATGTTCGACACAAGAATCTTGTGCGGCTTCTTGGCTACTGTATCGAAGGAGTTCACAG GATGCTGGTGTATGAATATGTGAATAATGGGAACTTAGAACAATGGCTGCATGGGGCAATGCATCATCATGGTATCCTTACTTGGGAGGCCCGCATGAAGGTTCTTCTGGGTACTGCTAAGGC GCTTGCTTATTTGCATGAAGCAATAGAACCAAAGGTTGTTCATCGAGACATAAAATCCAGCAATATTTTGATTGACGACGAGTTTAACGCCAAGGTTTCTGATTTTGGATTGGCCAAGCTCCTTGGTTCTGGAGAGAGTCATATCACAACAAGAGTTATGGGTACATTTGG TTACGTTGCACCAGAGTATGCTAACACAGGCTTACTAAATGAGAAGAGTGACATTTATAGCTTTGGAGTCCTGCTGCTAGAAGCAGTGACTGGAAGGGACCCTGTGGACTATGGCCGGCCAGCTAACGAG GTTAATCTTCTTGAGTGGCTTAAAATGATGGTTGGGACAAGAAGAGCTGAGGAAGTTGTGGACCCAAATCTTGAAGTTAAACCAACAACACGTGCTTTAAAACGTGCTCTTTTGGTTGCACTAAGGTGTGTTGATCCTGATGCAGAAAGGAGACCTAAAATGACCCAAGTTGTAAGGATGCTTGAAGCTGATGAGTACCCGCTTCGTGAG aaGGGTGCATAG